The genome window GATTGGATGGCGAATTGGTTATTTTTTGCTGCAAAAGAAACCACTCCAAACTTAAGGGCTTAAAATATCAATCATTTTATTTGCCCAGGGTTCTGTGGGTCAGCATTTTGGCCTAGCTCAACTGGGCAGTTCTTCTGCTGGTCTTACTGGGGTCACTAATGTGACTGCAGTCATTGGTGGATTGACTGGAATTGGTCTAGGGAGCCTCAACTTGACATCCAATTTGTGTTCTACAAGGTGTCATTCTAGCCCTGGTTTCTTCACATGTCAGTCTCAGGGCAGGAAGAGAGGACAGGCACCAAAGGGTAAGGGTAAAGCCTCTGCCTGCAGCAAAGCAAGTCACATATCCGTGGGTGACAGGGGTCACCTAAAAACATGGATACAGGATGATGGGGTCGACAGGGGGTGGGGCTCATAATTGTGACAGTGTACCACAGATGGTGTTAACTGAGCAGGTTTCTATCTAGTTGGACAACAGTTCTCAAAGAGGAGGACTACCATAGATGCTGCATTCATCCTGTCCTATTTTAGATATTTGTTAATGACTtagacaaaggaaatgaaatatgaTCGCAATTTTGACCATGACACAAAATtatgatgaataaaataaatcctGAAGATGACTTGTCAGTTTAGTCACTTGGCCAAAactaataaaaacacaatatatcaGTGTTAAATGAAAAGTCCTCCATGTATGttagtaaaataaattatggtcAGGCAGCATTGAAAGCCATATGAAAACTATATTTGATACCATATTTATGAGACTAAAATGATCAAGATGAATTAATAGAAATATAGTTCACAGGTAAAAGTAGCAGTTCCCCAGAACAAAATATTCCCagtgtattttgtttatttctgaaaatttgtAGAAGAATATGGAGCTAGAGAAAATCTAGAAGGTGACTTGTATGATGAGAGAGTTCAAATATAATCTcctggaaaatggtacagatgaaccggtttgcagggcagaaatagaatcacagatgtagagaacaaatgtatggacaccaagggggaaaagtggtgggagcggtgggggtggggggatgaactgggagattgggactgacatgtatacactaatatgtataaaatagataactaataagaacctgctgtataaaaaaatagataaaataaaattcaaaaattcaaaaaaataatgtaatctcctggaggaaaagttgatggAGTACTTGCTCTAGAGAAAAGAGGACTGAAAACTTATAGAAGATGCACAATCGGTCCTAATACATGTGAAGAGCTGTCATGTAGAAGAGAGCTCTTAGAGGGGAAAGACAGGATCAGTGGGAGGAAGTTGTTTGTAGATAGACTTTAGCTCAAATAAGGTACAGTACTTTAATAACTGGAATTGTCCAGCGAGGAATGGAGTGTCTTACAAGTTAATGACCTCTCTCCTTGGAAGCTCAAGCAGAGTCTGTAACACTCTCTGAGATAGAAGAGATCCTCAAGGAATCCAAATTCAATGATGCccactttcttcctctcctaTGTTTTCACTTATTAAATTAAACAACATTTCCTCCATTATTACTATGCTTTTTATTACTGGGGTGCTCTTTAAACGTTATGAACAGAATCAtgagttttcattttggttaacaaaacaggaaatgtaaaaaaaaattcctccttcCTTTGGCTAACTGcaaagcctcttttttttttttttttcccattcaggaTCTGCTGGgccaatatttaaaacataatgttATGACCTTGGAAAGAACACATCTCTGCCACTTcagaaataaggaaactgaaacctagagagatggagaaacttgCACGAGGTAACGTATATTCCTACTGGCAGAGCGAGCTTAGAACAAGGGGAGCGTCATTGTGTGAAGACAGCTTAGTCTTTAGATTTCCCAATACTTGTGTTCTCATCCTGGATATGTCTTTTGTTagctattttagttttcttttttaaaaatgaagacaatgaTACTTATTATAGGCTGAGTGAGATAACCCACATAAAGTACCTAGTACGCAGTAGAGGTCcaataaataaatgctgaagctcCTCCATCCATGCCCAAGATGTCATGTTGCCCTATGTGATAAAGCTTTATTTCAATTAGTAGTATTCATTTCCTCCAGTGCATTCATTATTCTTCTAGAATACTATGTCTCAGTTTGTTGAGGACAGTCCTGGCTCATGTATATCATCGCAGCATAATTATTAATCGCATCCCATTTCATTCTCAGAAGTGTCCTGATTTAAATAAGTCATAGAACCATCCTACCTAGAACTTGCTTAGTGCCCTCCTTAGGGCATCTTTCAATTCCTTGTTCCTCATACTATAGATCAAGGGGTTTAAAATGGGAGTGATAAAAGTGTAGACCACAGACACCACCCGGTCCATCTCAGGAGAGTAGCTGGAACTGGGGGACAAGTATATAAAGCTGGTGCAGCCATACTGCAGGAAGACCACTAAGATGTGAGAGGAGCAGGTGGAGAAGGCTCGGTGGTGCCCTTCTGCTGACTGGATCTGTAAAATGGCTACCACGATGAAGACGTAGGAGATGGAGATCACTGAGAGGGGGATGCTTAGGACGATGAAGCTGATGATATACAGAGCAGTTTGGTGAACGTGCGTGTCTGCACAAGCCAGGCGCATGACGGCAGGCATGTCACAGTAGAAGTGGTAGATTTCACTGTTGTTGCAGAATGGGAGATGGAAGATTAAAATAGTCAGTGGTAGTGACAGCAGGAACCCCAGTACCAGGGATCCTACCATCAACTCCACGCACAAGGGCCAGCTCATGATGAGGGTGTATCGTAGAGGGTAGCAGATTGCTATAAACCTGTCATAAGCCATGACTGCAAGCAGGACACAATCAACCCCAcccaagaagacaaagaaaaacatttggGTGCCACATCCAGTAATAGAAACAGGAGTTTTGCCCATTGAAAGAAGGTTTGCCAAGGCCAGTGGGGCGATGGAAGATGTATAGAAGATCTCCAGAACTGCCAAGTTGGCCAGGAAAAAGTACATGGGGATGTGGAGAGAGTGGTTGATCTTGACAATAACTGCAATGATGGCATTTCCACTGAGGCTGGTCAGGTACATCACCAGGAAGGCCACAAAAATCACCACCTGTACCTTTGGGTCAGCTGAGAATGGACGAAAGAAGAATTGTATCtttgcagttttatttatttcttccatgGGTACGGCATTGGACCTACGAAAAGGGAAGATGGCACAGTCTCTAGGTACCTCTCATTTAATACGATGCTTTCCCAACGTTTCCATTGACGGAAGTACTTTGGCAATTATGTGCACACTTTCATTTTAAAGCAGATCATGGAACATTAAAATTTGTACATTTGCCACCTTTACCCTCAAGTACTGAAGACTGAGAAATCCTCAGTGGTGGGGATTTTGATGATCTTTGCTTTAATTCCAGTGCCTAGCATAGTCCCTGATAGAGAAAGTTTTCCaagaagtatttgctgaatgaattaatgaataaagtcAATTTAAAGTTCAAAgttacaaaatagataaaataggGTATCAATTCATTATGGGAAACTTGAAATGTGAAATTTTAGGAATGTATAAATAGCTGTGTGTCATAGTTTAAAGAAAATTGTGCTAGAGGTACATTGTGATATTGCATCACAAGCTCTGTAATTTAGCTCAAAACCTAGAGACTTTATTGATTCATTTTGCTTCCTCTCCTTTATCCAATAAATACCAGTATTTATTTGTCCCTAAATACTGATAGTTGGTCCTTCAAATTTTTctcatatcaaaaaacaaacattatatgatattatttatatgtggaatctaaaaaaaataataatacaaatgaacctgtttacaaaacagaaacagactcacagacttagagagtgaacttatggttaccgggggggaagaatggggaaggagggataaattaggagtttgggattgacatgtacagactgctgtatttaaaatagataaccaacaaggacctactgtataacacagggaacgctgctcaatattctgtaataatctaaatgggaaaagaatttgaaaaagaattgatagatgtatatgtataacaatcactttgctgtatacctgaaactaacacaacattgttaatcaactatgcttcaatataaaataaaaaatttttaaagttctcataTCTATTACTTTGGTCCCTTCCCACTGCCCTATCAGTTCTATCCATTGTTACCTTACATTTGGATTCTTGTGATCGCCTCCCATCTAATCTTCCAtttccctttgtttctctctATAATACATCCTGCTGTCCATTATCATATTATTCATctgcttaaaatttttcaatgCCTTCCTAATTATTAAATGACAGCTTTCTCACTCCTCTGCTGATTATTCCAGTCTCTCCTGGATCAGACTTTTTTAGGCTAATCCCACTATGGCCCTCAATTATCCCTGTTATATACCATATGGTCTACTCATTGGCTTCTTATCCATCATTCTCCTTTCTGCTTCATATAATTCTATTTTCCTTCTAGCTAGAAGTCTTCTATCTGTTGTCTGATTCAAATCTTGCCCACTTTTAAAATTCTAGGTTATGTTCTTCTTTTGCAAAGTCTTTCTAGGCCACTCCAGtttaaatctctctctcctttctctgaaatTCTATGTCACTCATAATGTTATGATTTTAGAGCTAACATACTGTCTTTACTGTATCTGTATGTTCTGTCCCAAATTATATTCTAGGTTCCTGGAGGACGAGGGCTCAGTCTTATGACAAATTATCATTTATTCCATGCTAAGTGTTAGGCAAAGTGAAAGTACTGAAATGCGTTAGCTTACTTCATCCATTAAACCAATTTAGTAGGCAtgtactattatcatccccattctacagatgaagacatacaggattttaaaaagttaaaaagtgctTTGAAGTCACATAAGTTGGAAAtgggagagctgggatttgaaagtTTGTCTATACAGCTTTTGTCCTTAATCTTTGTTTACACTACACTGCCTCCGCCTATACTTTATATCTCCTAAGTGGCTTTGTTATTTGATAGGTTATAGTTCAGCCATAGGTAGAACTCTGGATGGTCTATTGGAAAAAGAGCACCTAAGATCTGAGACCAAAAATGTTTGATTACAGTATTTCCAGGCAAGAGAAGCATAATTATAATTTAGACTGTGGTTTATCTAGTAAATACTGCCCTTGccaatgcaacaaaaacaatctcccttctttctctcgTAAGGAGCAGAGGGGAAGTGTTTGGTTAAAAacgatggggacttccctggtggcgcagtggttaagaatctgcctgccaatgcaggggacactggttcaagccttggtccaggaagatcccacatgccgaggagcaactaagcccatgtgccacaactaccgagcctgtgctctagagcccgagagccacaactactgtagctggtgcgcctagagccccatgctccacaacaagagaagccaccgcagtgagaagcccatgcaccgcaacgaagtgtagcccccgctcgccacaactagagaaagcctgtgcgcagcaacgaagacccaacacagccaaaaataaataaatggataaatttatttaaaaagaaagtttctcACTCATTGTGGTCTCTTCATTGTGACAAGATAAAGCTGTAAGTTATGTTTTATCTGGAAAGTATCTCAACTTTAGATTATATGAAGTGCTTTTGTTATTGCAAAGAAGAAACCAACTAGACACATGTTTCAAAAGATGGTCTGGaacatatttgttttaaatgatgCCAAAATATTGAACCAAATGTCGGGCATCATGCAAACAAATAACTGAGTGCTTTGCTTACTTCATTCTTTATGTAAATCTGGAGGGATGGTAGGGGTTATTTGAATCCATGTTGTGCTTCCTAGACTAGAATGTATATATTCTAGAATCTAGACGGTACAGAGCTGTGTCCAGAACAAAGTGAAGTCCTAGGATCAACATagcactgcttttttaaaaagtcaattttaatgtgaaaatttttggatataaaaaaataaaaacgtgGAAATAGTATGCATAGAAAAAAGATCTGCGTGAATTTTGGGAGATAAAAACATAAGATTTCCGAGAGATTTCTTGGTGGCTGATCACCAAGTCCTTAGGAATGTAAATCGTCTCTCGTGCTAATTAGATTACCTAAGTAGAAAAGATCTAAAAGTACAGATTTAGACCCTAGATTGGCTATTACTCAGTGGAATATATAATTCCCCAAACTTCCCAAATATAAAATCTTGACTTGGAACACCCCCTCCTTTATTATTCCAAAGAACACAACTAAAGTAGTAGTCAACACTTTCTAAGATCAGTATGCCTAGAGAAAACTCCCAGGGGATAACTAGTCTTTGGAAAGATGGTTTATCATCTCTTGAGACTGTTTACAATCATGCGACCAAGAACAAAGCTTCATGAGTTCTTCGTCCTTCACATAAACCCTGTACAGGTTGACTAGTGGACATGAAAGATCACACATACCCACAGAATCGGAGCTCTGCCAGGTTATATGATCCATCTCGTCCAAAGAGAATGCCTGACTTGTTCAAGGTTGCCCCAGTAggtcattttttaattcattatttaaatatacaCGGTACTGTAGAGGATGCAAAGATGATTGAGATGCCGTCTATTTCATGGAGTCATAGAGACAAGACTGTCAGCCAGATTTTCCCTTATTCTTGTTCTGTTTGCAACACCTTCCACCCTCTCTTGTCAGTTTCTCTCAATTTAAATTGTACACAACATTTAATAACAAGGGGAAAAAGGTAGTGAAAAGGTGATCTTTTAACTAAGTCAGTAAACTGTCTCTTTGATTATACAACCAGATTTTAGGAGAatgcattcattaaaaaaagCATACAAATGTGGGGgaattgttctttttaatggctgagtagtgttccattgtatatatgtaccacatcttttttatccattcatctattgatggacacttaggttgttgccatgtcttggctattgtgaatagtgctgctatgaacatgggggtgcatgtatctttttgaattatagttttgtccaggtatatgcccaggagtggggttgctggatcattcCCTTTACTGTTAATAGGTTGAGTCATATAGAATTTGCTTCTGAAAGTCAATAATGGTAGCATATAGGCAATCGCACATAATACTTTTCAACATAATACTTTTACAAGCATAGTTTGAGTATATCAAATGACATATTCAGACACTCAACAAAAAGTTATTATTCTCCTACTGCATaataataggtaacatttattggGTACTGTGCACCATGCTAATCATTTTACAGGCATCCTTTCACTTAAGGGGTCCTTCAGTCCTATGCAACATGTACCTTTATTGTCCGTagttttttcagatgaagaaactcaggcTTAAAGTTTTAACCAACTTgcccagctagtaaatggcaaagtAACACAATTCCTAGGTCAGTCAGAAGCAAGTCTAAGCTTCTatcacaaaaataaattgtaCCTCACTGAACAATGCACTGCGTATAAGGCTGACTGATAGGTGTCCTAGAAAGACAAATCCTTTCATTCTAATTGTCCTTTATCTACAAACTATTTCACTGTAAAGTGACATGCCACAAGCCTTTCTCAGATCCTTACAAAGTCAGTGCTCAGTGCCCTGATttgtaatctctctctctttcctttttgctcCTTCTTTTCATCCTCTCTCACCAACTACtcatttaatcaatatttattttaataaatctttaaaaaatatttattaagacccCTCTCTATGTAAGGTATAGCTCTAGAGAAGAGGGAAAAGTGTAGAGAATGAGAGGGGGTGTCAATACACAAAGAGGCCAAAACTGAATGAGAGATAGagtaataaaaagaatacaagtcAAATTCAGCTAAGGGCTGTTGTAAAAGGACAATGTGTTAGGAAAGTGCAGGCGTATCTCTCTTTTCCAaaaatgctttttgaaaaattgcatgtaattagaattattttttaatgcatacaggggattctttttttttttttttaacaggagaaaatcaaatttcatTTTGTATGTACCGGAACATATGGGGGATTCTTAATGAGAAGAAACCTTCTAGCCATTCCTTTTATAACAGAAgtagatattttctaattcttcagcttctattgacatttgggatgacagatatatttttaaactggaGAAACCTTGAAAGTACTGACATTATATTTCAAGGCCAGTTAATTTCGGACTCAATCTGATCTAGAGCATGATCCCTTGACTATTTTGGACAGAGCCTCCTTCTTGCCATTAATCATTTTGAAGAACATGGATTTCACAGTATGCATTCTTGAATTCTCCTTAAACTGTCTAGTAAAGGACGCTGGTTCTGAGTCAAAACTGAACTTTGACTCTTTCTGGGAAAAGCTCCACTCCATATTTAGTTTCTGTTCCTTGGCCAATGTCCACAGCAAGCCTTGTCCTGGTTACAAGCTAGGGATTTTCCTAATCTTCTAAAATCTGGAGTCTGGAAGGAGATTCTTACCTTTTAATGTACTCCTGTGGACTGTAAGCCATTGCAGATTTACATGAATCCTTTGCTAAATGCTGAGGGCCCCAGTGGTCTGTCCTCAGAAGATCTGTGGGCTGGCATGCTTACCACTTCTAGATTCATGTATCTCACTGATTCAGGGCACTATGTTAAAGCTCTTCTCAAACTAGATCTGATTCCTATCTGATCAATTCTGGGACTGAGAGTATGGTCCATCCTGCCTCTTCTTTGTATAAGGTAACATCTGTCTATACTTATATCTCTGTAACCTGGAACTTACCTTTGAAGTTCCCTTGATATTTGGACTTGAAATTATCATCAAATAATGACATTCATAATAACTAAGCTGGCTAAAGTGACGCTCTTGGTCCCCTGAGATGACTTGGGAAGGTCTGCTTGGGAAGCATAAAACAACAAGATTAAATTCAGTGTTCCTAAGAGTTAAAATTGCATCAGGATTATTCCATTGGTACAGCTTCCCTAAGGATTATTTTTTAGTCACTTGTTGATGAACTCAGTGATGCGGTCagttggggaaaagaaaaattactattttCACTTGATTTACCttgaaataatattcaaaaaagaaaatttccacaTGTGGcattattcattgtttttttttcttttccatattctgcaatatccccttttctctttgcttctggGAAATTAATTCCTCTCGACTTTACTCTCATATCTCTGATATTCCTTCTTAGTCTAcattattcattgtttttttgttcttttccatattctgcaatatccccttttctctttgcttctggGAAATTAATTCCTCTTGACTTTACTCTCATATCTCTGATATTCCTTCTTAGTCTACTTTGCTAGCTTCTATACTTGCCCTAACTCCCACTCAGGCTGGATCTTGGCCCTAGGCCCTCttttctatttacatttttttggtaGGTAATCCAGTTTAGTTGTTTGTCTTTAAATACAAAAACAGGCTGATAACTCTCAGATATGTTATTTGCAGCCTAACTTTGTCCCTGAACTCCAGACTAGTATATCCACTGTCTAGCTGACATCACTATTTGGATCCTAGTAAGTATCTCACATTTAACATATCAAAACCAGAACTTTTCACCCACCATCTACTTAGGTGTTCTGTATTGAACCATTCAAATCCTGATGGTAGTCTCTCAATTTACTTGACATTTGGGACtttcttggtggtgcagtggttaaaaatctgcctgccaatgcagggacacaggtttgatccctgctcggggaagatcccccatgctgcagagcaactaagcccgtgtgccacaactactgaagcccacgtgccctagagctcgtgctctgcaacaagagaagccattgcaatgagaagcctgtgcaccacaacgaagagtagcccctgcttgctgcaacaacgaagacccaacgcagccaaaaaaaaattttacttgacATTGATGAAACTAATGCTTCGTTCAATTTCATGTAAAGCACCTGAAGAGATGGTTTTCTTTCAGTGTCTCTTGGAGAAATGGGGACCATCTAGAGcgtctttttttattaaaaaaaaaatttttttttaaggtttttcatGAAATCATAGAACTAGAAGGGATTTTAGAGGTCATGTAGTGGGTGACCATATCTTGGATCTCCATATATCAAAGGGCCTTCAAGATTATTAATGGAGTTTTCAaggtaattttaatatttcaaaagccCTAGCATATGTCATACATTTTCTTGGGATACATCTATAcatgtattgttattattatcactactactctttgttttttgtttgtttaaaagatAGAGTTAGGCAGATAGTAATTTTCAAAACTTGGGGGTTGGAGGCAATACATAAGAACGGTTAAAAGAGTAGGTCTAATTCAGACAGACTTGGATGCAAACCTTGGCTCAGCCACTGACTATATGTGTGCCCTTGGGTACATTAATTACATTTTCTAAGCCTTGGttaccttatctgtaaagtggcaaTGATAGTACTGTTTCCCTCTCATAGAGAAGTTGTGgagattgaatgagataatgcacatgCAGTGTTCATTATGTTACATAACACTTCATTAGCTTTAAAAGGATTATTGTGGGGTTTATGGAGAAAACACTGTAAAATTCATATGGTGCAGAGAATGTTAAGAGCTACCGATTATTCAGCCTTCCTTCCAATACAGATACTTAtgctcaatattttatttttcagctttgttgaggcataattgacaaataaaatttgtacgtatttaaggtgtacaatgtgacaTTTTgttatacattgtgaaatgattaccacgatCAAGCTAATTAGTATAACTTTCATCTCATAtagttgtttttgtgtgtgtgttgagaacacAATATCTACTCGcttagaaaatttcaagtatacaatgcaTTATTGTTAAAtttagtcaccatgttgtacattaggtctctggaatttattcatcttataactgaaagcttATACCCTTTGGCCAACATCTCCCTATTCCCCCTACTCCCTGACCCTTGGTAGCCAcacttctactctctgtttctatgagttcaactattttttagattccacgtgtaagtgataccactacttgtttttctgtgtctagcttatttcacttagcataatctccTCCAGGTTCATGCttgctgtcacaaatggcaggatttcattctttattaggCTGACTAATGTATATATGTTCCATTGgtcaatgtgtctgtttttgtgccagtaccatactattttaatttctacacctttgtattataattaaaaatcaggaagattaaccaagatggcggagtagaaggacatgctctcactccctcttgcgagagcaccagaatcacaactggctgctgaacaatcattgacaggaagacactggacttcaccaaggaggataccccacgtccaaggacagaggagaagccacagtgagacagtaggaggggcgcaatcagagtaaaatcaaatcccataactgctgggtgggtgactcacagactggcgaacacttatattacagaagtccacccactggagtgaaggttctaagccccacgtcaggcttcccaacctgggggtccagcaacgggaggaggaattcatagagaatcagactttgaagcctagtgggaattgattgcaggacttcgacaggactgggggaaacagagactccactcttggagggcgcacatggaatagtgtgcgcatcgggacccaggggaaggggcagtgaccccaggggagactgaaccagacctacctgctagtgttggagggtcttctgcagaggcggggactggctctgtttcactgtggggacaaggacactggcagcagaggttctgggaagtactccttggcatgagccctcccagagtctggcattagccccaccaaagagcccaggtaggctccagtgttgggttgcctcaggcaaaacaaccaacagggagggaacccagccccacccatcaacagtcaattggattaaagttttacggagctctgaccaccacagcaacagtcagctctacccaccaccagagcctcccatcaagcctcttagatagcctcaaccaccagagggcagacagcagaagcaagaaaaact of Balaenoptera ricei isolate mBalRic1 chromosome 8, mBalRic1.hap2, whole genome shotgun sequence contains these proteins:
- the LOC132370836 gene encoding olfactory receptor 10V1, translated to MEEINKTAKIQFFFRPFSADPKVQVVIFVAFLVMYLTSLSGNAIIAVIVKINHSLHIPMYFFLANLAVLEIFYTSSIAPLALANLLSMGKTPVSITGCGTQMFFFVFLGGVDCVLLAVMAYDRFIAICYPLRYTLIMSWPLCVELMVGSLVLGFLLSLPLTILIFHLPFCNNSEIYHFYCDMPAVMRLACADTHVHQTALYIISFIVLSIPLSVISISYVFIVVAILQIQSAEGHHRAFSTCSSHILVVFLQYGCTSFIYLSPSSSYSPEMDRVVSVVYTFITPILNPLIYSMRNKELKDALRRALSKF